Genomic window (Candidatus Nitrosocosmicus franklandus):
TATGTTAATAGATAATTCAACTATAATAACAACATCATTGACGCTCCTAGCTAATGCAGTATGAAACGGATATGTTTAATCTACAAATCGCTCATATTTGTCTATAACATCCAATAATTAACTACATTGAATTTATTAGTCGATTCTTATCTGAGGATTTTTATGCCATTTACTTGTAGTTTATTATAACAAAAAATATTTGATTTGCTTTTTAGATAGGTAATGAAAAGTGTAAGATAGATATCGACTCTGATCAAATCAGTACATTTTTGAAAACCACCATATGATTCTTGTATATCAATATAATACATTTTTCTAATATGGTGTTCTTATGATATTGGGCACTTTTATAGTGGTCATCAAATTTGGCTCAAATACCAAAGGCTAAAAAATCAATGGACAGAAACAAACAACCCAACATTAACTATGATTCAATATATGCCGCTTTAACTTATTTAATATCCAGTCCCATTAACTAAACACCGCATATCACCTAACAAAAATGTATTATCATCTTTGATATCTTACCGACTTATTAGTCCAGTAAACGACAAGAGTTTGTTGATAAATAATAAATACGAAAAAATAACTCATTATACAATATCTCAAAAAGGGATAGAGTACATCAAAAGGTATGGATATCTCAGATAACTGTTGTTTGATTAGATTATTTCTCTTTAGAACCTGATTTCAATAATCATATTTGTTGTTTCACCATTTCCTTGATCAAATAACTATGACAACGATTTTCATCTTTGCAATGACAGAATAGAGTGACAGTACCATCTCTCGATAATGTTCCATATCTTTGATTCGAAAGTAGAAATTCATTTCGGGATTATTGGTTTTAGTCAGGATTATGGACTGCAAGCCTATCCTCAACAAGGGAGCCCAAGGCGTGTAGGGCTTTTAATACTAAAGGATTCTTCAATATTTTTGATCTATATCTACGAGAGTATTTTTCCCAATTTATTTTCTTGTCTTTTAAATACTATTTCCAAAGTGATCTACTTGGAGCCAATTCCTTCCGCCAGATATGCCAATTCCCACCTTCTTTACACAGATATCTTTGTCTGAATTTAGCAATTAGGATTATAAGACCATCTGATTTTTCTAAGGGTTCTTTGAGAGATTTAAGTTTTATGACATCATTGACACTTGCCATATACTTGCACATTAGACATGAACCCTCTGTTTAAGATTATTTAAATAATAATAATAATATACATCTTTCCGACCCAATAACTTCTGTTGTCACATCGACTTCTGATAACCCTTTCCTGAAATACGACAAGGTATAGAAGAGAATTATGGAACATCCAAATTCATTCATACGTTGTCTAACATATGAAGTGGGATATGTAGCCATAGTTATGAATTATTTGGAATTATTATTAAATTTTGATAAAAATTATCACAAATAGACATAGAAATGAATAATAATAGAGCTATTTATAAAGAATTAATGAAACCAAGATTTTGACCTTATTAGTGATGATTTGTCATGTTAGAGAAGGCAGGTAAGAATCAAAATGATCACTATTTTTATAGTTTGTTTCACAAATTTTCTATAACCCGAGTAGGCAAACGATCCGCAAACCAAAAACCCAGTCTATTGTGGGTTCCTGGGGATGAGGTTTCTGAGTTTCATGAACGGGAGTAGCACCTAATCGATCTCGTCTCCAGGTTTCTTGTTACTAATAATTGAATTTTAGACAAAAATGATCACTATTTTTATATTTTGTTGGATCAAATCTTTACGGACCATAGGTCCAGTACTTTGTCACAATCTCTCCTAGGGATAAGTTTGGATTCTCTTACCGCTATACAGCAAACTTATCCTTAGGTGCTTTTTTTTAGTACTGTTATCGAGTTCTCTGACCTTTAGATTTTATTATCTCAAATTAACAAGGATATGGACTTGCTTTTGATAAATGAGATGCTATCTTTATGATAGCAAGTCATATGATTGTTTCTAAGTGAATGGACAAAAATGTATCTTTATTTTTCTGCAGTTGTTATACTGATCTTCACAGACACGTTTAATTTACTCATTCAAAGACTACGTGATTGCAATGTTTGTCCTTACGTAGTTTAAAATTATTATCGACCTAAAAATGACAGATATCTAGAATCACATCTATTTTACTATCAAAACAGGACATTTTGCATCACGTATTACTGTACTTGAGACGCTACCTATAACCATCTTCTTTAATTGTCCCATTCCTCTATGACCAATTACAATTATATCAAATTTTTCTTTTAATGAGAATTTAACTATTTCTTGTCCCGGATCCCCAAAAATAACTTTGGTTTTTATGTCTATGCCTTCTTTTTGAGCAAGTTGTCGATATTCATTAAAGACTTTTTCCCTTGCTTTGGAATACTTTTCAAGTAATTCGTCTAATACTTTTTGAGATTGTACATAGACTGTTGGTGGAACATCTGCAACACTTAATAGAGTTATCTTTCCATTAATATTCTTTGACAAATACATTGCATAGTTAAATGCTCTTTTAGCGTTCTCAGATTCATCTATGGGAACTAGTATTTTTGAAAACATTATTTATAAAATATGTATCAATATTATTATGCTTATTAGGAAATACAGGTCTACTCTTAAGCGGCCATTAATTTAATAATACATAGCAATCATTAAAACATCGTTCTTTCTAACTCTGAAAAATGAGATATTTATTTAATGTATTTTTTGTCGTCTTACTAATTGTTGGTGATATGGAAAAGATGGAGGGAGATTTGCAAAAATCGACCTTGATATTTTTTATTTAGTTTACATATGTCATTTGTTGCATTTGTCGGTGACTTTGTAGTATCCTCCTCTTCTTGTTCATTAGTATTATTGAACTAAACTTGAGCAAGTTTGGTTGCCTCATTTTCATGTATTGGTAGATTGGCTTCATCTACTTTTATGGAACTAGTAGGACATACAGTAACGCAAGCCATACACCAAATGCAGGCACTTTCTCTAATCGGGTCTGGTTTGTCGGTATAATCCCTCCTACCTTCTTTATTGTGGTCATCACCCGTGCCTTCGCTCACAGCGTTTACCATTTCAATTGCCGGAACATCTTGTTCTGATCTGTACCATTGATACACCTGAACTGGACAGGCTTCGATACAGGAACCATCAGCAATACATGAATCCCAGTCCACTGCAACATATGTTCCATGAATACCTAGTGGAACATACTCTTCTCCTCTAGCCTTGTATGCTTCTTGGACCTCTTTATTTGTAGAAGACTCTGCATCGGACCTACCGGGACCCCATACAAGATGAAAGTATGAGCCATCGGAGGTTGAGTGCTTTCCAATAACTTTATGATTTTTAGGAAAATCTGGATCTATAGTCATGTCACAAGAGACTGGTCATAAAAGTATTTAAGAAACAGAGATTGATTTGTCTGAAAACAATAATACTTTGAACTTGCAAAAGTTTTAGAAGAGATAGGATACTTAATTCAAAGAATTACGTAATTACTGTTTGAGTACCGCATTAAATCTCATTCCGGTTTCTATGTTTATCTTCTTGTTTTTGTCCAATGGCTTGTGAGTTGTCGTCTTCTTTTTTTTCTTTACTTTGGTCTGCTTTTCTCCTTCAATTGTTCTTTCCTCATCATTCTGTGCAAAATAACAGTCGTAAACTAAAGATGAAAAACCCGCCAGTTCTAATAATTCTGAAGGGGTAATGGACTCTTTGTCCAAAATTATTGCTTTATCGTTAACATATACCTTATTTTCTCTTTCTACTTTTGTCAGTTCAATCATATAAGCTAGTGATTACCATATTTTATAAGAGGATACAAGTATAGTTTCATCATTATCTGATTTTGATAGTAATATTCATTAGTGCACCTAGATATTTACTGCGAAGTTATCTTTCTTATCTACCATGTTCAAAGCTATCAGTATAGTTGAAAACAAGTTAGCATACTTATCAAAATGGTTTTTTACTTGATTGTCTGGGTAACCTTTGAGTAATTTAGAAAAAAAGGAAGAAACGATTTTTTAGCTTGAGATAAGATGTATATCACAATTGTCAGAGTAGACTTCTTTTGTTGTTGAATACGTTCTAGGAT
Coding sequences:
- a CDS encoding 4Fe-4S dicluster domain-containing protein, translated to MTIDPDFPKNHKVIGKHSTSDGSYFHLVWGPGRSDAESSTNKEVQEAYKARGEEYVPLGIHGTYVAVDWDSCIADGSCIEACPVQVYQWYRSEQDVPAIEMVNAVSEGTGDDHNKEGRRDYTDKPDPIRESACIWCMACVTVCPTSSIKVDEANLPIHENEATKLAQV
- a CDS encoding universal stress protein; amino-acid sequence: MFSKILVPIDESENAKRAFNYAMYLSKNINGKITLLSVADVPPTVYVQSQKVLDELLEKYSKAREKVFNEYRQLAQKEGIDIKTKVIFGDPGQEIVKFSLKEKFDIIVIGHRGMGQLKKMVIGSVSSTVIRDAKCPVLIVK